Proteins from a single region of Pyrus communis chromosome 6, drPyrComm1.1, whole genome shotgun sequence:
- the LOC137737186 gene encoding KRR1 small subunit processome component homolog → METSENGGAQQTQRRKDKHRKPKPWDDDPNIDRWTIEKFDPSWNEGGMLEVTSFSTLFPQYREKYLQECWPVVKSALKEYGITCELNLVEGSMTVSTTRKTKDPYIIVKARDLIKLLSRSVPAPQAIKILNDEMQCDIIKISSFVRSKERFVKRRDRLIGPNSSTLKALEILTGCYILVQGNTVSVMGSFKALKQVRRIVEDCMTNAMHPIFHIKTLMVRKELEKDPALAHENWDRFLPKFKKKNINQNKVKSKEKRPYTPFPPPQQPSKIDIQLETGEYFLNDKVKSAKKWQEKQEKQSEKTAENKRKREAAFIPPKEPAVQETKSDDGNKDLASVATSLKKKAKEYGIQRMAENVNPEAYLAESGEPSKKKSKRKHS, encoded by the exons ATGGAGACCAGCGAAAACGGCGGCGCTCAGCAGACGCAGAGGCGCAAGGACAAGCACCGCAAGCCGAAGCCTTGGGACGATGACCCTAACATTGACCGCTGGACCATTGAAAAGTTCGACCCTTCTTGGAACGAAGGCGGCATGCTTGAAGTCACCTCCTTCTCTACGCTTTTCCCTCAATACAGAG aaaaatacttgcaagaatgcTGGCCAGTGGTGAAATCTGCTTTGAAAGAGTACGGCATTACGTGCGAACTGAATCTG GTTGAGGGTTCCATGACAGTCTCAACAACCAGGAAGACTAAAGACCCCTATATTATTGTCAAAGCTAGGGATCTTATCAAACTTTTGTCAAGAAGTGTTCCTGCTCCTCAG GCAATAAAAATACTTAATGATGAAATGCAATGTGACATTATCAAGATTAGCAGCTTTGTGAGAAGTAAG GAACGATTTGTAAAACGGCGGGACCGACTGATTGGCCCCAATTCGTCCACTTTGAAG GCACTTGAAATACTTACGGGCTGTTATATTCTGGTTCAA GGAAACACCGTTTCGGTAATGGGCTCATTTAAAGCATTGAAGCAAGTCAGGAGGATTGTGGAAGACTGCATGACGAATGCAATGCATCCCATATTTCATATCAAG ACTCTCATGGTGAGGAAAGAACTTGAAAAGGATCCGGCGCTGGCTCATGAGAACTGGGATAGATTTCTTCCCAAGTTCAAGAA gaaaaatattaatcaaaataAGGTCAAGAGTAAAGAGAAGAGACCATATACACCATTCCCGCCTCCTCAGCAACCTAGCAAG ATTGACATACAATTGGAAACTGGAGAATACTTTTTGAACGACAAAGTGAAATCCGCAAAGAAGTGGCAAGAGAAGCAGGAGAAACAGTCTGAAAAAACTGCAGAAAATAAGCGAAAAAGAGAAGCTGCTTTCATTCCTCCTAAG GAGCCTGCAGTCCAGGAGACCAAATCTGATGATGGTAACAAAGATCTGGCTTCCGTAGCCACGTCTCTGAAG AAAAAGGCAAAAGAGTATGGAATACAAAGAATGGCTGAGAATGTAAATCCAGAAGCATATCTTGCGGAATCTGGAGAACCATCGAAAAAGAAATCCAAGCGCAAGCATTCCTAG
- the LOC137737185 gene encoding aluminum-activated malate transporter 4-like yields the protein MEKPLLGSFKEAEYQTAESRCICFNSMGKMMMNSWKDLLDFAVNAWQMGRSDPRKVIFAIKMGLALSTVSLLIFWKKSYRDVSQYSIWAILTVIVMFEFSIGGTFIKGFNRGLGTLFAGMLAFCFAELSLLAAKLEEVVIVISIFIVGFFASYLKLYPTMKPYEYGFRVFVLTYCILMVAGNRTREYSEAVVTRLVLIGVGAAVCLVVNICIYPIWSGEDLHNLVVKNFKGVATSLEGCVNGYLNCVEYERIPSRILTYQAADDPLYKGYRSVVESTSQEETLLGFAIWEPPHGRYRMFNYPWTNFVKLNGALKHCAFMVMALHGCILSEIQAPAEKRQVFRDELQRVGAEGAKVLRELAKKVEKTEKLGSGDILKDVQRAAEELQKKIDRRSYLLVNSESWEISAPQNASSEDMLGDQASRLLPLSFSGGDGVMKEYNCGTYESASALSLATFASLLIEFVARLQNVVDTFQELGEKADFKAFVPDTPPAKKKSGTWPWQWWIWCFGYRSVMNETREGRV from the exons ATGGAAAAGCCACTTTTGGGCAGCTTCAAAGAAGCCGAGTACCAAACAGCAGAAAGCAGGTGCATCTGTTTCAATTCCATGGGCAAAATGATGATGAATTCTTGGAAGGATTTACTAGATTTTGCAGTAAATGCATGGCAAATGGGCCGTTCTGATCCCAGGAAAGTCATCTTTGCAATAAAAATGGGACTGGCATTGTCCACGGTTTCCTTGCTAATATTTTGGAAAAAGTCGTATCGCGACGTTAGTCAGTACTCAATCTGGGCTATCCTCACTGTCATTGTGATGTTCGAATTCAGCATCG GAGGGACTTTCATCAAAGGATTTAACCGCGGGCTGGGGACGTTGTTTGCTGGAATGCTTGCATTCTGCTTTGCTGAGTTATCTTTGCTGGCTGCAAAATTGGAGGAAGTTGTGATTGTCATAAGCATATTTATCGTTG GATTTTTTGCATCTTACTTGAAGCTGTACCCAACAATGAAGCCCTACGAGTACGGCTTTCGGGTTTTCGTGTTGACATACTGCATCCTAATGGTTGCCGGGAACAGAACAAGGGAGTACAGTGAGGCAGTTGTGACTCGACTGGTTCTTATTGGAGTGGGAGCAGCTGTTTGTTTAGTCGTTAACATATGCATATATCCGATATGGTCGGGAGAGGATCTGCATAACTTGGTGGTGAAGAATTTCAAGGGAGTTGCTACTTCATTAGAAG GCTGCGTTAACGGGTACCTAAATTGTGTCGAATATGAGAGGATCCCATCACGAATTCTTACATACCAAGCCGCAGATGATCCACTGTACAAGGGCTATCGGTCCGTGGTAGAATCTACGAGCCAAGAAGAAACTCTG TTGGGATTTGCAATCTGGGAACCACCTCATGGGCGTTACAGAATGTTCAATTATCCTTggacaaattttgtgaaattaaatGGTGCATTGAAGCATTGTGCGTTTATGGTCATGGCTCTACATGGATGCATTCTTTCCGAAATACAG GCACCAGCAGAAAAGAGGCAGGTTTTTCGCGACGAACTCCAGCGGGTTGGAGCTGAAGGTGCCAAAGTTTTGCGAGAACTCGCCAAGAAAGTGGAGAAGACGGAAAAATTAGGCTCCGGAGACATACTCAAAGACGTGCAACGGGCAGCAGAGGAATTGCAGAAGAAGATAGACCGGAGATCATATCTTCTGGTCAATTCAGAGAGTTGGGAAATTAGTGCACCACAAAATGCTTCATCGGAGGACATGCTTGGGGACCAAGCATCTCGGCTCTTGCCTCTCTCATTCAGTGGTGGCGATGGAGTGATGAAGGAATATAACTGTGGAACGTATGAAAGCGCGAGCGCCTTGTCCTTGGCCACGTTTGCTTCGCTGCTGATTGAGTTTGTTGCCCGGCTTCAAAATGTGGTTGACACGTTCCAAGAGCTCGGTGAGAAAGCAGACTTTAAGGCGTTTGTGCCGGATACACCGCCTGCAAAGAAGAAATCTGGGACTTGGCCCTGGCAGTGGTGGATTTGGTGTTTCGGGTATAGAAGTGTTATGAATGAAACCAGGGAGGGTCGGGTGTAG